A genomic window from Anguilla rostrata isolate EN2019 chromosome 14, ASM1855537v3, whole genome shotgun sequence includes:
- the cplx4a gene encoding complexin-4a, protein MSFFLKSMVSNQVKNLGLGGEEKSEDAAPADPAAAAGMTREEYEEYQKQLVEEKMQRDADFLHKKAERATLRTCLREKYRLPKSEQDENMIQMAGDDVDVPEELLKMVDEDATEEEEKDSIFGQIQNLQNMDMDQIKEKAQATLTDMKTKAEEKCSIM, encoded by the exons ATGTCTTTCTTCCTGAAGAGTATGGTCAGCAACCAGGTGAAGAACCTGGGTCTCGGCGGAGAGGAGAAGAGCGAGGACGCCGCCCCGGCTgaccccgccgccgccgccggaaTGACTCGGGAGGAGTACGAGGAGTACCAGAAGCAGCTGGTGGAGGAGAA GATGCAAAGAGATGCTGACTTCTTGCATAAGAAAGCTGAGAGGGCAACTTTAAGGACATGTTTAAGAGAAAAATACAGGCTACCGAAG AGTGAGCAGGATGAGAACATGATCCAGATGGCAGGAGATGATGTGGATGTGCCAGAGGAGCTGCTGAAGATGGTTGACGAGGACgccacagaggaggaggagaaggactCCATTTTTGGTCAGATACAGAACCTTCAGAACATGGACATGGACCAGATTAAGGAGAAGGCACAGGCCACCCTAACCGACATGAAAACCAAGGCTGAGGAAAAGTGCTCCATTATGTAA